In one Pseudomonas sp. R84 genomic region, the following are encoded:
- a CDS encoding LysR family transcriptional regulator has product MLRENATDLLAFLAVARERSFTKAAAKLGVSQSALSHTIRALEARLGLRLLTRTTRSVSPTEAGEHLLQTIGPRFEEIELELAALSNLRDTPAGKIRLNATDHSLDWLLRPVLKEFLPKYPDISVEVSCDYGFVDIAGQGFDAGVRLGEDVAQGMIATRIGPDMRMAVVGSPAYFAKRTAPQTPRDLTDQACNNLRLPTNGGLYSWEFEKDGESLKVRVSGQITLNGVYPLLDAALDGFGLSYIPENIVAPYLADGRLRQVLEDWCPTFAGYHLYYPSRRQAAPAFALLLEALRYRG; this is encoded by the coding sequence ATGCTTCGGGAAAACGCCACCGACCTGCTCGCCTTCCTCGCCGTCGCCCGCGAGCGCAGCTTCACCAAAGCCGCGGCCAAACTCGGCGTTTCGCAATCGGCACTGAGCCATACCATCCGCGCCCTCGAAGCGCGGTTGGGCTTGCGCCTGCTGACTCGCACTACCCGCAGCGTTTCGCCGACCGAGGCCGGCGAACACCTGCTGCAAACCATCGGCCCACGCTTCGAAGAGATCGAACTGGAACTCGCGGCGCTGAGCAACCTGCGCGACACCCCGGCGGGCAAGATCCGCCTCAACGCCACCGACCATTCGCTGGACTGGCTGCTGCGCCCGGTGCTCAAGGAGTTTCTGCCCAAGTATCCGGACATCAGCGTCGAAGTCAGCTGCGACTATGGTTTCGTCGACATCGCCGGGCAAGGTTTCGACGCCGGCGTGCGCCTGGGCGAAGACGTCGCGCAAGGCATGATCGCCACCCGCATCGGCCCCGACATGCGCATGGCGGTGGTCGGCTCACCTGCCTATTTCGCCAAACGAACCGCGCCGCAAACGCCACGGGATCTGACCGATCAAGCCTGCAACAACCTGCGCCTGCCGACCAACGGCGGGTTGTACAGCTGGGAATTCGAGAAGGATGGCGAAAGCCTGAAAGTGCGGGTCTCCGGGCAGATCACCCTGAACGGCGTCTACCCGCTGCTCGATGCTGCGCTGGACGGTTTCGGCCTGAGTTACATCCCGGAAAACATCGTTGCACCCTATCTGGCCGACGGCCGTTTGCGACAAGTGCTGGAAGACTGGTGCCCGACGTTTGCCGGGTATCACCTGTATTACCCGAGCCGACGTCAGGCTGCGCCGGCGTTTGCGTTGTTGCTGGAGGCGTTGCGCTATCGCGGTTGA
- a CDS encoding aldo/keto reductase produces the protein MSHTEGYSRRRLLTLAAGVSAVFTFDRALATATMPATTGGHAMQTRAIPSSSELLPIVGLGTYRGFDVAPGDPAYRQLPAVLDELFTKGGTLIDSSPMYGRAEETTGELLSIHEPRSPAFLATKVWTRGREEGIAQMEQSFSLLRTERIDLMQIHNLLDWQTHLPTLREWKAQGRIRYIGITHYTPSAYEEVEAVLKAEQLDFLQINYALDDRGVEKRILPLCRERGVAVICNRPFGGGGLLARLRGKPLPGWVSDVQVNSWPQLALKFLLSHSAVTCVIPGTGNPRYMADNAKAGFGPMLTDAQRHQLIALLG, from the coding sequence ATGAGCCACACTGAGGGTTACTCCCGTCGCCGATTGCTCACGCTGGCTGCCGGGGTTTCGGCGGTCTTCACCTTTGATCGGGCGTTAGCCACCGCGACAATGCCCGCGACCACCGGAGGCCACGCCATGCAGACCCGCGCCATCCCGTCCAGCTCCGAATTGCTACCCATCGTGGGCTTGGGCACCTATCGCGGTTTCGATGTCGCCCCCGGTGATCCGGCCTATCGGCAACTACCGGCGGTGCTCGATGAACTGTTCACCAAGGGCGGAACGCTGATCGACAGTTCACCGATGTATGGCCGGGCAGAGGAAACCACCGGTGAACTGCTGTCGATCCACGAACCGCGTTCGCCGGCGTTTCTGGCCACCAAGGTGTGGACGCGCGGACGCGAGGAGGGCATTGCGCAGATGGAGCAATCGTTCAGCCTGCTGCGCACCGAACGCATCGATCTGATGCAGATCCACAACCTGCTCGACTGGCAAACCCACCTGCCAACCCTGCGTGAATGGAAAGCCCAAGGGCGCATCCGTTACATCGGTATCACCCATTACACGCCCTCGGCCTACGAGGAAGTCGAAGCGGTGCTGAAGGCCGAACAACTGGATTTTCTGCAAATCAATTACGCCCTCGATGACCGTGGCGTGGAAAAACGTATTTTGCCTTTGTGCCGCGAACGCGGCGTCGCAGTGATCTGTAATCGGCCGTTTGGTGGCGGGGGACTGCTGGCGCGGCTTAGAGGGAAACCGTTGCCTGGCTGGGTGTCGGATGTGCAGGTCAACAGTTGGCCGCAACTGGCATTGAAGTTTCTGCTCTCGCATTCGGCGGTGACTTGCGTGATCCCGGGCACAGGCAATCCACGTTACATGGCCGACAACGCCAAGGCCGGGTTCGGGCCGATGCTCACCGATGCGCAGCGGCATCAGTTGATTGCGTTGCTGGGTTAA
- a CDS encoding alpha/beta fold hydrolase encodes MSRTLMSLVALIVAVYLVLCAALFFFQRSLIYFPQPNAVTSADSQLTLSMPDAQVSVVTRERVGPRALIYFGGNAEDVSRNLPEFAEAFPEYAVYLLNYRGFGGSSGSPSEAAIAEDALALFDQVYASHPQVSLIGRSLGSGVAVRLASQRPVQQLILVTPYNSLEEIATRQYPWVPVQWLLKDRFESGKYAAHIRVPTLLLAASDDEVIPRASTQRLLENFPQGVALLRVVPDSGHNSISDRAQYLQWMEDVLNR; translated from the coding sequence ATGTCCCGAACCCTGATGTCACTCGTCGCATTGATCGTTGCCGTGTACCTGGTGCTGTGCGCGGCGCTGTTCTTTTTTCAGCGCTCGCTGATCTATTTTCCGCAGCCCAATGCCGTCACCAGCGCCGATTCACAACTGACCCTGTCGATGCCGGATGCGCAGGTTTCAGTGGTCACCCGCGAGAGGGTCGGGCCACGGGCGCTGATCTATTTCGGCGGCAATGCCGAGGATGTGTCACGCAATCTGCCGGAGTTTGCCGAGGCGTTTCCCGAATACGCGGTGTATCTGCTCAACTATCGCGGCTTTGGTGGCAGCAGTGGTTCACCGTCCGAAGCGGCGATTGCCGAGGATGCCCTGGCGCTGTTCGATCAGGTGTACGCCAGCCACCCGCAGGTTTCGCTCATTGGCCGCAGCCTGGGATCGGGCGTCGCCGTGCGTCTGGCCAGCCAACGGCCGGTGCAACAGCTGATTCTGGTGACGCCTTACAACAGCCTCGAAGAAATCGCGACACGGCAATACCCGTGGGTGCCGGTGCAGTGGTTGCTCAAGGATCGTTTCGAATCCGGCAAATACGCCGCACATATCCGCGTGCCGACGTTGCTGCTGGCGGCCAGTGACGACGAGGTGATCCCGCGCGCCAGCACCCAGCGTTTGCTGGAGAACTTCCCGCAAGGCGTGGCACTGCTCAGAGTGGTGCCGGATTCGGGGCATAACTCGATCTCGGATCGTGCGCAGTATTTGCAGTGGATGGAGGATGTGTTGAATCGCTGA
- a CDS encoding CAP domain-containing protein: MRHAVRSSRLVSLCLLILSPLFAATAHAGAERQLVAAINDYRAHPQRCDRRPAQRLAPLALKSNLALPIGYRYAGGMREALKSSGYSAIAVRSIRVVGAEDAEEAFDLLQDEHCAALLDASYADIGVSRSRNEWQVVLAQPVLDSRVGDNRSVGKALLAEVNAARARPRMCGRQRFAAARPLSWNAALGAAAQGHSKAMAYGNYFAHRDPDGDLPADRARAAGYRGRQIGENIAAGQSSPGKAMAGWLASPGHCANLMNPMFTQVGAGFASEARSDEGVYWTMLFGAQ, encoded by the coding sequence ATGCGCCACGCCGTTCGCTCGTCTCGCTTGGTTTCGCTGTGCCTGCTGATCCTTTCGCCGCTGTTCGCTGCAACCGCCCATGCCGGTGCGGAGCGGCAACTGGTGGCCGCCATCAACGACTATCGCGCCCATCCACAACGTTGCGACCGACGTCCGGCGCAACGCCTGGCGCCGCTGGCGCTGAAGTCGAACCTGGCTTTGCCGATCGGCTATCGCTACGCCGGGGGCATGCGTGAAGCGTTGAAGTCGTCCGGCTATTCCGCCATCGCGGTGCGCAGTATTCGTGTGGTCGGGGCCGAGGACGCCGAAGAGGCTTTCGACCTGCTGCAAGACGAGCACTGCGCCGCGCTGCTGGATGCGAGCTACGCCGACATCGGTGTCAGTCGTTCGCGCAATGAGTGGCAAGTGGTGTTGGCGCAACCGGTGCTCGACAGCCGCGTTGGCGATAACCGCAGCGTCGGCAAGGCCTTGCTCGCTGAGGTCAACGCCGCGCGTGCCCGGCCACGGATGTGCGGACGCCAACGCTTCGCCGCCGCCCGGCCACTGAGCTGGAACGCCGCGCTAGGCGCCGCCGCGCAGGGGCACAGCAAAGCCATGGCTTACGGCAACTACTTCGCCCACCGCGATCCGGACGGCGACCTGCCCGCCGATCGCGCCCGCGCGGCCGGCTATCGTGGTCGGCAAATCGGCGAAAACATTGCCGCCGGACAGAGTTCGCCGGGCAAGGCCATGGCCGGATGGCTGGCCAGCCCCGGGCATTGCGCCAACCTGATGAACCCGATGTTCACCCAGGTCGGCGCCGGGTTTGCCAGTGAGGCGCGCAGTGATGAAGGGGTTTACTGGACGATGCTGTTTGGTGCGCAGTGA
- a CDS encoding Zn-dependent hydrolase — translation MNAAADVLQSTHQHINRDRLWASLMELAKLGATVKGGVCRLALTDLDRQARDLFVQWCKDAGCSVTVDAVGNIFARRPGRNPSLPPVMTGSHIDTQPTGGKFDGCFGVLAGVEVLRTLNDLGVETEAPLEVVVWTNEEGSRFAPCMMGSGVFAEKFTLEETLAKVDADGVTVGEALNAIGYAGPRKVSGHKVGAYFEAHIEQGPILEDEQKTIGVVLGALGQKWFDLKLRGVEAHAGPTPMHLRKDALVGASVIVGAVNRAALGHQPHACGTVGCLQAYPGSRNVIPGEVRMTLDFRHLEPARLDSMIAEVKHVIDATCEEHGLTYELTPTADFPPLYFEKGCVEAVRSAAKGLGLSNMDIVSGAGHDAIFLAELGPAGMIFVPCEGGISHNEIENAAPDDLAAGCAVLLRAMLAASAMVAGGQRAA, via the coding sequence ATGAACGCAGCCGCAGACGTTCTGCAATCAACCCATCAGCACATCAACCGCGATCGCTTGTGGGCGTCGCTCATGGAACTGGCCAAACTCGGCGCCACGGTCAAGGGCGGGGTCTGTCGCCTCGCCCTCACTGACCTCGACCGCCAGGCCCGCGACCTGTTCGTGCAATGGTGCAAGGACGCCGGATGCAGCGTCACGGTCGATGCCGTCGGCAACATCTTCGCCCGCCGCCCCGGGCGCAATCCCAGCCTGCCACCGGTAATGACCGGCAGCCACATCGACACCCAACCCACCGGTGGAAAATTCGATGGTTGCTTCGGCGTACTGGCCGGTGTCGAAGTGCTGCGCACGCTCAACGACCTCGGTGTGGAAACCGAAGCGCCGCTGGAAGTGGTGGTCTGGACCAACGAAGAAGGCTCGCGCTTCGCCCCGTGCATGATGGGCTCGGGCGTGTTCGCCGAGAAATTCACCCTCGAAGAAACCCTCGCCAAAGTCGATGCCGATGGCGTCACCGTTGGCGAAGCGCTGAATGCCATCGGCTACGCCGGTCCGCGTAAAGTCAGCGGGCACAAGGTCGGTGCCTATTTCGAGGCGCACATCGAACAAGGCCCGATCCTCGAAGACGAACAGAAAACCATCGGCGTGGTGCTCGGCGCGCTGGGGCAGAAGTGGTTCGACCTGAAGCTGCGCGGCGTCGAAGCGCATGCCGGCCCGACGCCGATGCACCTGCGTAAAGATGCGCTGGTCGGCGCCTCAGTGATCGTCGGCGCCGTCAACCGCGCCGCCCTCGGTCATCAACCCCACGCCTGCGGCACCGTCGGTTGTCTGCAGGCCTATCCCGGTTCGCGCAACGTCATTCCCGGCGAAGTGCGCATGACTCTCGATTTCCGTCACCTGGAACCGGCGCGCCTCGACTCGATGATTGCCGAAGTGAAGCACGTCATCGACGCCACTTGCGAAGAACACGGTCTGACTTACGAACTGACCCCGACCGCGGACTTCCCGCCGCTGTACTTCGAAAAAGGCTGTGTGGAAGCGGTGCGCAGCGCAGCAAAAGGGCTTGGCTTGTCGAATATGGACATCGTCAGCGGCGCCGGCCATGACGCGATTTTTCTCGCCGAACTCGGCCCGGCCGGAATGATTTTCGTGCCGTGCGAAGGCGGCATCAGCCACAACGAAATCGAGAACGCCGCGCCGGATGATCTGGCGGCCGGGTGCGCGGTGTTGCTGCGCGCAATGCTGGCGGCTTCGGCGATGGTCGCGGGAGGACAGCGGGCGGCTTGA
- a CDS encoding NCS1 family nucleobase:cation symporter-1, which translates to MQQNRSQVTERDGLFELEAGSDVLDSPRYNHDMAPTKVRERTWNKWHITALWVGMSICVPTYTLGGVLTAYFGLTVGEALLAILFANVIVLIPLTLNAFPGTKYGIPFPVLLRSSFGILGSNVPCLIRALVACGWFGIQTMFGGLAIHLFLGSVFEGWKSLGGTGEVIGFMVFWALNLWVVIRGAESIKWLETLSAPLLVAVGIGLLVWAMPNVSMTELLAIPAKRPEGASVVSYFAAGLTAMVGFWATLSLNIPDFSRYAKSQKDQILGQIFGLPLTMFLFASLGVIMTAASVKLVGVTVSDPVTLIGHIQSPVWVAVAMALIIIATLSTNTAANIVSPTNDFQNIAPKVINRTKAVLLTGFVGLVLMGHELLKKLGLIVSDVSLETVYSNWLLGYSSLLGPIAGIMVVDYFLIKKQQLDLAGLYRDDVYPAWNWAGFLAFGVPVVLTLLSLGSDAFSWFYSYGWFTGSALGGIIYYGLCVMRAQPSAVKSAV; encoded by the coding sequence ATGCAACAGAACAGATCGCAAGTGACCGAGCGCGACGGCTTGTTCGAACTCGAAGCCGGCAGTGACGTCCTCGACAGTCCCCGTTACAACCACGACATGGCACCGACCAAGGTGCGCGAACGAACCTGGAACAAATGGCACATCACCGCGCTGTGGGTCGGCATGTCGATCTGCGTGCCGACCTACACCCTCGGCGGCGTGCTCACCGCCTACTTTGGCCTGACCGTCGGCGAAGCGTTGCTGGCGATTCTGTTCGCCAACGTCATCGTGCTGATTCCGCTCACGCTCAACGCCTTTCCCGGCACCAAGTACGGCATCCCGTTTCCGGTGTTGCTGCGCTCATCGTTCGGCATCCTCGGTTCCAACGTGCCGTGTCTGATTCGCGCGCTGGTGGCGTGTGGCTGGTTCGGTATTCAAACAATGTTTGGCGGGTTGGCGATTCACCTGTTCCTCGGCTCGGTGTTCGAGGGCTGGAAATCCCTCGGCGGCACGGGGGAGGTGATCGGTTTCATGGTGTTCTGGGCGCTGAACCTGTGGGTGGTGATTCGCGGCGCCGAGTCGATCAAGTGGCTGGAAACCTTGTCGGCGCCGCTGTTGGTGGCGGTCGGCATCGGCCTGCTGGTGTGGGCGATGCCCAATGTGTCGATGACCGAACTGCTGGCGATTCCAGCGAAACGTCCGGAAGGCGCCAGTGTGGTCAGTTACTTCGCGGCCGGGCTAACCGCAATGGTCGGTTTCTGGGCGACGTTGTCGCTGAACATTCCCGACTTCAGCCGCTACGCCAAAAGCCAGAAAGATCAGATTCTGGGGCAGATTTTCGGCCTGCCGCTGACGATGTTTCTGTTCGCTTCGCTCGGCGTGATCATGACCGCCGCTTCGGTGAAACTCGTCGGTGTGACCGTCTCCGATCCGGTCACTCTGATCGGGCATATCCAGAGCCCGGTGTGGGTCGCGGTGGCCATGGCGTTGATCATCATCGCCACGCTGTCGACTAACACCGCCGCCAACATTGTTTCGCCGACCAATGATTTCCAGAACATCGCGCCCAAGGTCATCAACCGCACCAAAGCGGTGTTGCTGACCGGGTTTGTCGGGCTGGTATTGATGGGCCATGAGCTGCTGAAAAAACTCGGTTTGATTGTCTCCGATGTCAGCCTGGAAACCGTGTATTCCAATTGGCTGCTCGGTTATTCGAGCCTGCTCGGGCCGATTGCCGGGATCATGGTGGTGGACTATTTCCTGATCAAGAAACAGCAACTGGACCTCGCCGGGTTGTACCGCGATGACGTCTACCCAGCGTGGAATTGGGCGGGGTTTCTCGCGTTCGGTGTGCCGGTGGTGCTGACCTTGCTGTCGCTGGGCAGCGATGCATTCAGCTGGTTTTACAGCTATGGCTGGTTCACCGGCTCGGCGCTGGGCGGGATTATTTATTACGGGTTGTGCGTGATGCGTGCGCAGCCTTCTGCAGTTAAGTCGGCGGTGTAG
- the hydA gene encoding dihydropyrimidinase, with amino-acid sequence MSLLIRGATVVTHDESYRADVYCADGVIKAIGENLDIPAGAEVLDGSGQYLMPGGIDPHTHMQLPFMGTVASEDFYSGTAAGLAGGTTSIIDFVIPNPQQSLMEAFHQWRGWAEKSASDYGFHVAITWWSEQVREEMAELVSHHGINSFKHFMAYKNAIMAADDTLVASFERCLELGAVPTVHAENGELVYHLQRKLMAQGITGPEAHPLSRPSQVEGEAASRAIRIAETIGTPLYLVHVSTKEALDEITYARSKGQPVYGEVLAGHLLLDDSVYQHPDWQTAAGYVMSPPFRPRGHQEALWHGLQNGNLHTTATDHCCFCAEQKAAGRDDFSKIPNGTAGIEDRMAVLWDEGVNSGRLSMQDFVALTSTNTAKIFNLYPRKGAIRVGADADLVLWDPQGTRTISAKTHHQQVDFNIFEGKTVRGVPSHTVSQGRVVWADGDLRAERGAGRYIERPAYPAVFDLLSKRAEQHKPVAVKR; translated from the coding sequence ATGTCTCTGTTGATCCGTGGCGCCACCGTTGTTACCCATGATGAAAGTTATCGCGCCGACGTCTATTGCGCCGACGGTGTGATCAAAGCCATTGGTGAAAACCTTGATATTCCCGCCGGCGCCGAAGTGCTCGACGGCAGCGGCCAATACCTGATGCCCGGCGGCATCGATCCGCACACGCACATGCAACTACCGTTCATGGGCACCGTGGCCAGTGAGGATTTCTACAGTGGTACGGCGGCCGGTCTGGCCGGCGGCACCACGTCGATCATCGATTTCGTGATTCCCAATCCGCAGCAGTCGTTGATGGAAGCCTTTCATCAGTGGCGCGGCTGGGCGGAAAAGTCGGCTTCCGACTATGGCTTCCACGTCGCCATCACCTGGTGGAGTGAGCAGGTGCGCGAGGAAATGGCCGAGCTGGTCAGCCATCACGGCATCAACAGCTTCAAGCATTTCATGGCCTACAAGAACGCGATCATGGCCGCCGATGACACGCTGGTGGCGAGCTTCGAGCGTTGCCTGGAACTCGGCGCGGTGCCGACCGTGCACGCAGAAAACGGCGAGTTGGTCTATCACCTGCAACGCAAGTTGATGGCGCAAGGCATCACCGGGCCGGAGGCGCATCCGCTGTCGCGTCCGTCGCAGGTTGAAGGTGAAGCGGCGAGCCGGGCGATTCGGATCGCCGAAACCATTGGCACACCGTTGTATCTGGTGCACGTTTCGACCAAAGAAGCCCTCGACGAAATCACCTATGCGCGCAGCAAGGGCCAACCGGTGTACGGCGAAGTGCTCGCCGGGCATTTGCTGCTCGACGACAGCGTCTATCAACACCCGGACTGGCAGACCGCTGCCGGTTATGTGATGAGCCCGCCGTTCCGTCCGCGCGGTCATCAGGAAGCGCTGTGGCACGGATTGCAAAACGGCAATCTACACACCACCGCGACTGACCACTGCTGCTTCTGCGCCGAGCAGAAAGCCGCCGGGCGCGATGACTTCAGCAAGATTCCCAACGGCACCGCCGGTATCGAAGATCGCATGGCGGTGTTGTGGGACGAAGGTGTCAATAGTGGTCGTTTGTCGATGCAGGATTTCGTCGCCCTCACCTCCACCAACACCGCGAAGATTTTCAATCTCTATCCGCGCAAAGGCGCGATTCGCGTTGGCGCCGATGCCGATCTGGTGCTGTGGGATCCGCAAGGCACCCGGACCATTTCCGCCAAGACCCACCATCAGCAGGTGGACTTCAACATCTTCGAAGGCAAGACCGTACGCGGCGTGCCGAGCCATACCGTCAGCCAGGGCCGGGTGGTCTGGGCTGATGGCGACCTGCGCGCCGAGCGCGGTGCCGGGCGGTATATCGAACGGCCGGCGTATCCGGCGGTGTTTGATTTGCTGAGCAAGCGGGCTGAGCAACATAAGCCAGTTGCTGTGAAACGCTGA
- a CDS encoding NAD(P)-dependent oxidoreductase, whose amino-acid sequence MIETLNHLPHPHESAAALAGHFTDLAPPLNDRQAHLEASRCLYCYDAPCVNACPSEIDIPSFIRNIHQDNVPGAAQKILSANILGGSCARVCPTEILCQQACVRNNAQECAPVLIGLLQRYAVDNAHFTEHPFQRAAATGKRIAVVGAGPAGLSCAHRSAMHGHDVVIFEAREKAGGLNEYGIAKYKLVDDYAQKELDFLLQIGGIEIRHGQKLGENLTLSELHLQFDAVFLGLGLNASKQLGLPHEDAPGLLAATDYIRELRQADDLTQLPLAERCIVLGAGNTAIDMAVQMARLGARDVNLVYRRGAEDMGATGHEQDIAKANQVRLLTWAQPEEVLLDAQGHVRGMRFARTDLVDGRLQTTGETFELAADAIFKAIGQAFDGSALADPLARELKRQGERIQVDENLRTSIPGVYAGGDCTSLDQDLTVQAVQHGKRAAEAINAQLMLNVEAA is encoded by the coding sequence GTGATCGAGACCCTGAACCATCTCCCCCACCCGCACGAAAGCGCGGCCGCCCTCGCCGGGCATTTCACCGATCTGGCGCCGCCGCTCAACGATCGCCAAGCGCATCTGGAAGCCTCGCGCTGCCTGTATTGCTATGACGCGCCGTGCGTGAATGCATGCCCGAGCGAGATCGACATCCCGTCGTTCATCCGCAACATTCATCAGGACAACGTCCCCGGTGCCGCGCAGAAAATTCTCTCGGCGAATATCCTTGGTGGCAGTTGCGCCCGAGTCTGTCCAACCGAAATCCTCTGCCAGCAAGCCTGCGTGCGCAACAACGCTCAGGAGTGCGCGCCGGTGCTGATCGGCCTGCTGCAACGCTACGCTGTGGACAATGCACACTTCACCGAACACCCGTTCCAGCGCGCCGCCGCCACCGGCAAACGAATTGCCGTAGTCGGCGCCGGTCCTGCCGGTTTGTCCTGTGCGCATCGCAGCGCAATGCACGGGCATGACGTGGTGATTTTCGAAGCACGGGAGAAGGCTGGCGGCCTCAATGAGTACGGGATCGCCAAATACAAACTGGTCGACGACTACGCACAAAAGGAACTGGATTTTCTCCTGCAGATAGGCGGCATCGAGATTCGTCATGGGCAGAAGCTGGGCGAGAATCTGACCCTCAGCGAACTGCATCTGCAGTTCGACGCGGTGTTCCTCGGCCTCGGTCTCAACGCCAGCAAGCAACTCGGCCTGCCTCACGAGGATGCGCCGGGCCTGCTCGCCGCCACCGATTACATCCGCGAACTGCGCCAGGCCGATGACCTCACGCAACTGCCACTGGCCGAACGCTGCATCGTCCTCGGCGCTGGCAACACGGCGATCGACATGGCCGTGCAAATGGCCCGCCTCGGTGCACGCGATGTGAATCTGGTGTATCGCCGCGGCGCGGAGGACATGGGCGCCACCGGCCATGAACAGGACATCGCCAAAGCCAATCAGGTGCGCCTGCTGACCTGGGCACAACCGGAAGAAGTCTTGCTCGACGCTCAGGGCCATGTGCGCGGCATGCGTTTCGCCCGCACCGATCTGGTCGACGGTCGTCTGCAAACCACCGGCGAGACCTTCGAACTGGCCGCCGATGCGATCTTCAAAGCCATCGGCCAAGCTTTTGATGGCAGCGCCCTCGCCGACCCGTTGGCCCGCGAACTCAAGCGCCAGGGCGAGCGCATTCAGGTCGACGAAAACCTGCGCACCAGTATCCCCGGCGTGTATGCCGGCGGCGACTGCACCAGCCTCGATCAGGACCTCACCGTGCAAGCCGTGCAGCACGGCAAACGCGCCGCCGAGGCGATCAACGCTCAACTGATGCTTAACGTGGAGGCTGCGTAA
- the preA gene encoding NAD-dependent dihydropyrimidine dehydrogenase subunit PreA has product MADLSIVFAGIKAPNPFWLASAPPTDKAYNVVRAFEAGWGGVVWKTLGEDPAAVNVSSRYSAHYGNNREVLGINNIELITDRSLEINLREITQVKKDWPDRALIVSLMVPCVEESWKHILPLVEATGADGIELNFGCPHGMPERGMGAAVGQVPEYVEQVTRWCKTYCSLPVIVKLTPNITDIRVAARAAHRGGADAVSLINTINSITSVDLEHMVALPTVGSKSTHGGYCGSAVKPIALNMVAEIARDPQTQGLPICGIGGIGSWRDAAEFMALGSGAVQVCTAAMLHGFRIVEEMKDGLSRWMDSQGYANIAEFSGRAVGNTTDWKYLDINYQVIAKIDQDACIGCGRCHIACEDTSHQAIGSLKQADGTHKYEVIDEECVGCNLCQITCPVADCIEMVPMETGKPFLDWNHDPRNPYHVAV; this is encoded by the coding sequence ATGGCCGATCTGTCGATAGTCTTCGCTGGCATCAAAGCGCCAAATCCGTTCTGGCTGGCCTCTGCGCCGCCGACCGACAAAGCCTACAATGTCGTCCGCGCTTTCGAGGCGGGCTGGGGCGGCGTGGTCTGGAAAACCCTCGGAGAGGATCCGGCGGCGGTCAACGTCTCGTCGCGTTATTCGGCGCACTACGGCAACAACCGTGAAGTGCTCGGCATCAATAACATCGAGTTGATCACCGACCGCTCGCTGGAAATCAACCTGCGCGAAATCACTCAGGTGAAGAAGGACTGGCCGGATCGCGCGCTGATCGTCTCGCTGATGGTGCCGTGCGTTGAGGAATCGTGGAAACACATCCTGCCGCTGGTGGAAGCCACTGGTGCTGACGGCATCGAGCTGAACTTCGGCTGCCCACACGGCATGCCTGAGCGCGGCATGGGTGCGGCGGTCGGTCAGGTGCCGGAGTATGTCGAGCAAGTCACGCGCTGGTGCAAGACCTATTGCTCGCTGCCGGTGATCGTCAAACTGACGCCGAACATCACTGACATCCGCGTGGCCGCCCGCGCGGCCCATCGTGGTGGCGCCGATGCGGTGTCGCTGATCAATACGATCAACTCGATCACCAGCGTCGACCTGGAACACATGGTCGCCCTGCCCACCGTCGGCAGCAAAAGCACCCATGGCGGTTATTGCGGTTCGGCGGTGAAGCCAATTGCGCTGAACATGGTCGCCGAGATTGCCCGCGATCCGCAGACCCAGGGCTTGCCGATCTGTGGCATTGGCGGCATCGGCAGTTGGCGCGATGCGGCGGAATTCATGGCGCTGGGCAGCGGCGCAGTGCAGGTGTGCACGGCGGCGATGCTGCATGGTTTTCGGATTGTCGAGGAGATGAAGGACGGGCTGTCGCGGTGGATGGACAGTCAGGGTTACGCCAACATTGCCGAGTTTTCCGGGCGTGCGGTGGGCAATACCACCGACTGGAAGTACCTCGATATCAACTATCAGGTGATCGCCAAGATTGATCAGGACGCGTGCATTGGTTGCGGGCGTTGCCACATTGCTTGTGAGGACACTTCACACCAGGCGATTGGCAGTCTCAAGCAGGCGGACGGCACGCATAAATATGAAGTGATTGATGAGGAGTGTGTGGGTTGTAACTTGTGCCAGATCACTTGTCCGGTGGCGGATTGCATCGAGATGGTGCCGATGGAGACTGGCAAGCCGTTTCTGGACTGGAATCATGATCCGCGCAATCCGTATCACGTTGCGGTCTAG